Proteins encoded within one genomic window of Sphaerotilus montanus:
- a CDS encoding iron-containing alcohol dehydrogenase: MSLILYLTQIQIASGAVQLLADECARTGITRPLVVTDAGVRAAGVLQPALDALRDLPVAVFDQTPSNPTEAAVRAAVEVYRREGCDGLVAVGGGSSIDLAKGVAIAATHPGPLTTYATIEGGSPKITAAVAPLIAVPTTAGTGSEVARGAILIVDDGRKLGFHSWHLMPKAAICDPDLTLGLPPLLTAATGMDAIAHCMETFMAAPFNPPADGIALDGLARGWAHIERATRDGQDREARLNMMSASMQGAMAFQKGLGCVHSLSHSLGGVNPRLHHGTLNAVFLPAVIAFNAAAESVQRERRLARMAHAMGLSGADEIGPAIHAMNARLGLPSGLAAMGVDATLFDRVIAGALADHCHKTNPRLADAADYRAMLEQSM, from the coding sequence ATGTCGCTCATCCTCTACCTCACCCAGATCCAGATCGCGTCCGGCGCCGTGCAACTGCTCGCCGACGAATGTGCCCGCACCGGCATCACCCGGCCGCTGGTCGTCACCGATGCCGGCGTGCGCGCCGCGGGGGTGCTGCAGCCGGCGCTCGACGCGCTGCGCGACCTGCCCGTGGCCGTGTTCGACCAGACCCCGTCCAATCCGACCGAGGCCGCGGTGCGCGCCGCGGTCGAGGTCTACCGGCGGGAGGGCTGCGACGGGCTGGTCGCGGTGGGCGGTGGCTCCAGCATCGACCTCGCCAAGGGCGTGGCGATCGCCGCGACCCATCCCGGCCCGCTGACCACTTACGCGACGATCGAGGGTGGCTCGCCGAAGATCACCGCCGCCGTCGCCCCGCTGATCGCCGTGCCGACCACCGCGGGCACCGGCAGCGAGGTCGCCCGCGGCGCCATCCTGATCGTGGACGACGGCCGCAAGCTCGGCTTCCACTCCTGGCACCTGATGCCCAAGGCCGCCATCTGCGACCCGGACCTCACGCTCGGCCTGCCCCCGCTGCTCACCGCCGCCACCGGCATGGACGCGATCGCGCACTGCATGGAAACCTTCATGGCCGCGCCGTTCAACCCGCCCGCCGACGGCATCGCGCTGGACGGCCTCGCCCGCGGCTGGGCCCACATCGAGCGCGCCACCCGCGATGGCCAGGACCGCGAGGCGCGGCTGAACATGATGAGCGCGTCGATGCAGGGCGCGATGGCCTTCCAGAAGGGCCTCGGCTGCGTGCACTCGCTCAGCCACAGCCTGGGCGGCGTCAACCCGCGGCTGCACCACGGCACGCTCAACGCCGTGTTCCTGCCCGCCGTGATCGCCTTCAACGCCGCCGCCGAGTCGGTGCAGCGCGAGCGGCGGCTGGCGCGCATGGCGCACGCGATGGGCCTGTCCGGCGCGGACGAGATCGGGCCGGCGATCCACGCGATGAATGCGCGGCTCGGGCTGCCGTCCGGGCTGGCGGCGATGGGGGTGGACGCGACATTGTTCGACCGGGTCATCGCCGGCGCGCTGGCGGATCACTGCCACAAGACCAACCCGCGGCTGGCCGACGCGGCCGATTACCGGGCGATGCTGGAACAGTCCATGTGA
- a CDS encoding DUF445 domain-containing protein, with protein MPVDRAARLRQMKMMALALLLACAALLTLALAQHRVGVWDWVAAFAGAALVGALADWFAVVALFRRPLGLPFPHTAIVPRKKAQLADQLGDFIRDRFLDTPMLIARLRGFDPIRRLGAWLSQPAHAQRLGGHLQGVLAEVVACLDDPRVRDAVQRAVTARLEGLDLSRSAGDLLETLTAQGRHQVLFGQALKEAADHVETEPVQHTLSSMLLEIAGREYPMLLRGLAMMGKPEDFGLKLGAATARGLAGWLREVHDDPQHPRRLAFDAVVAEWIERLRTDPDFAARINEAKHRWLHAPELQAQVHGLWDELRRWLMDDLATPGSRLSTQMGVVAQRLGETLVSDGALRTALQEHLESAVEHLAPALREGAGAHIARTVRDWPDAVLVQELELGVGRDLQFIRLNGTVVGGLIGLALHALERALG; from the coding sequence TTGCCTGTCGACCGCGCAGCCCGTCTGCGCCAGATGAAGATGATGGCCCTCGCACTGCTGCTGGCCTGTGCGGCGCTGCTGACGCTCGCCCTGGCGCAGCACCGCGTCGGGGTGTGGGACTGGGTCGCCGCCTTTGCGGGTGCCGCGCTGGTCGGCGCGCTGGCGGACTGGTTTGCCGTGGTGGCGCTGTTCCGCCGCCCGCTGGGGCTGCCGTTTCCGCACACCGCCATCGTGCCGCGCAAGAAGGCGCAACTGGCCGACCAGCTCGGCGACTTCATCCGCGACCGCTTCCTCGACACGCCGATGCTGATCGCGCGGCTGCGTGGTTTCGACCCGATCCGCCGCCTGGGGGCGTGGTTGAGCCAGCCGGCGCACGCGCAGCGCCTCGGCGGGCACCTGCAGGGCGTGCTGGCCGAGGTGGTGGCCTGTCTGGACGATCCCCGCGTGCGCGATGCGGTGCAGCGCGCCGTGACTGCGCGGCTGGAAGGGCTCGACCTGTCCCGTTCGGCCGGCGATCTGCTGGAAACGCTGACGGCGCAGGGCCGCCACCAGGTGCTGTTCGGGCAGGCCTTGAAGGAAGCCGCCGACCATGTGGAGACCGAGCCGGTGCAGCACACCCTGTCGTCGATGCTGCTGGAGATCGCCGGGCGCGAGTACCCGATGCTGCTGCGCGGGCTGGCGATGATGGGCAAGCCGGAGGACTTCGGGCTCAAGCTCGGGGCAGCCACGGCGCGCGGGCTGGCGGGCTGGTTGCGCGAGGTGCACGACGACCCGCAGCACCCGCGCCGCCTGGCCTTCGACGCGGTGGTCGCCGAATGGATCGAGCGGCTGCGCACCGACCCCGACTTCGCCGCCCGCATCAACGAGGCCAAGCACCGCTGGCTGCACGCGCCCGAACTGCAGGCGCAGGTGCACGGCCTGTGGGACGAGCTGCGCCGCTGGCTCATGGACGATCTGGCCACGCCCGGCTCGCGCCTGAGCACGCAGATGGGCGTGGTGGCGCAGCGGCTGGGCGAGACGCTGGTCTCGGATGGCGCCTTGCGCACGGCGCTGCAGGAGCATCTGGAGTCGGCGGTCGAGCACCTGGCGCCCGCGCTGCGCGAAGGCGCTGGCGCGCACATCGCCCGCACGGTGCGCGACTGGCCGGACGCCGTGCTGGTGCAGGAGCTGGAGCTGGGCGTCGGGCGCGACCTGCAGTTCATCCGACTCAACGGCACGGTGGTGGGGGGCCTGATCGGGCTGGCCCTGCACGCGCTGGAGCGCGCGCTCGGGTAA
- a CDS encoding IclR family transcriptional regulator domain-containing protein: MHLHLTDTAPTIADRDLLGALEKGLLVIEAFDQDRARLTISEVAVRTGLTRAAVRRCLLTLVHLGYARQDERHFSLSPKVMRLGQSYMHSARLPRAIQPQLQRIAMAMQEASSAGVLDGDDVIAVAAVTAGRVVSSTLQPGTRVPAYCTANGRVLTAWLPTAELDAWLARQDMPARTVHTLTDRQRLREELARVRAQGYALVDQELEPGLRTVAVPLRNRRGEIVAAMNVSVHAARVRIEDLLDRCLPMLLQAQEQLKPLL; the protein is encoded by the coding sequence ATGCACCTCCACCTCACTGACACCGCCCCCACCATCGCAGACCGCGATCTGCTGGGCGCGCTGGAAAAAGGCCTGCTGGTCATCGAGGCCTTCGACCAGGACCGCGCCCGGCTGACGATCAGCGAGGTCGCCGTGCGCACCGGGCTGACGCGGGCGGCCGTGCGGCGCTGCCTGCTGACGCTGGTGCACCTGGGCTACGCGCGGCAGGACGAGCGGCATTTTTCGCTCAGCCCCAAGGTGATGCGGCTCGGCCAGTCCTACATGCATTCGGCGAGGCTGCCGCGGGCGATCCAGCCACAGCTGCAGCGGATCGCGATGGCGATGCAGGAAGCCAGTTCGGCCGGCGTGCTCGACGGGGACGACGTGATCGCCGTCGCCGCGGTGACGGCCGGGCGTGTGGTCTCCTCGACGCTGCAGCCCGGCACGCGTGTGCCGGCCTACTGCACCGCCAACGGCCGCGTGCTGACCGCGTGGCTGCCCACCGCCGAACTCGACGCCTGGCTCGCCCGCCAGGACATGCCCGCCCGCACGGTGCACACGCTGACCGACCGCCAGCGCCTGCGCGAGGAGCTGGCCCGCGTCCGCGCCCAGGGCTATGCGCTGGTGGACCAGGAACTCGAACCCGGGCTGCGCACGGTGGCCGTGCCGCTGCGCAACCGGCGCGGCGAGATCGTCGCGGCCATGAACGTCAGCGTGCACGCGGCGCGTGTGCGCATCGAAGACCTGCTCGACCGCTGCCTGCCGATGCTGCTGCAGGCGCAGGAACAACTCAAACCGCTCTTGTAG
- the pobA gene encoding 4-hydroxybenzoate 3-monooxygenase: MSTPTPIPHRTQVAIIGAGPSGLLLGQLLHKAGIDNVVLEARSAEYVLGRIRAGVLEQVCVDLLDEAGVGERMHREGLVHGGIELAFAGARHRIDLQTLTGGKTVMVYGQTEVTRDLMDARAASGAPIVYEAADVQLHDFDSATPRVSYTHDGVRHELACDFIAGCDGFHGVCRASIPKERIQNFERVYPFGWLGILADVPPVADELIYSNHARGFALCSMRSKSRVRHYVQCSLQDKVEDWSDARFWDELKSRLDPEAAEHMVTGPSIEKSIAPLRSFVAEPMRFGQLFLAGDAAHIVPPTGAKGLNLAAADVRYLSRAFMEFYADKRTAGIDDYSRKALRRVWKAERFSWYLTSLLHKFPAGAGDTGEFGHRMQTAELDYLVHSTAAMTSLAENYVGLPFEE, encoded by the coding sequence ATGTCCACGCCCACCCCCATTCCGCACCGCACCCAGGTGGCCATCATTGGCGCCGGTCCGTCAGGGTTGCTGCTCGGCCAGTTGCTGCACAAGGCCGGCATCGACAACGTGGTGCTCGAAGCGCGCAGCGCCGAGTACGTGCTGGGCCGGATCCGGGCCGGCGTGCTGGAGCAGGTGTGCGTGGACCTGCTGGACGAAGCCGGCGTCGGGGAGCGCATGCACCGGGAGGGGCTGGTCCACGGCGGCATCGAGCTGGCCTTCGCCGGCGCCCGCCACCGCATCGACCTGCAGACGCTGACGGGCGGCAAGACCGTGATGGTCTATGGCCAGACCGAGGTCACCCGCGACCTCATGGACGCACGGGCCGCTTCCGGTGCGCCGATCGTCTACGAAGCCGCGGACGTGCAACTGCACGACTTCGACAGCGCCACACCACGGGTGAGCTACACGCACGACGGCGTGCGCCATGAACTCGCCTGTGATTTCATCGCTGGCTGCGATGGCTTCCACGGCGTGTGCCGCGCCAGCATTCCGAAAGAGCGGATCCAGAACTTCGAGCGGGTCTATCCGTTCGGCTGGCTGGGCATCCTGGCGGACGTGCCGCCGGTGGCGGACGAGCTGATCTACTCCAACCACGCACGCGGTTTCGCCCTGTGCAGCATGCGCAGCAAGAGCCGGGTGCGGCACTACGTGCAGTGCTCGCTGCAGGACAAGGTGGAGGACTGGAGCGACGCACGTTTCTGGGACGAACTGAAAAGCCGCCTGGATCCGGAAGCCGCCGAACACATGGTCACCGGTCCGTCGATCGAGAAGAGCATCGCGCCGCTGCGCAGCTTCGTGGCCGAGCCGATGCGCTTCGGTCAGCTCTTCCTCGCCGGAGACGCCGCCCACATCGTGCCGCCGACTGGCGCCAAGGGGCTGAATCTGGCGGCAGCGGATGTCCGCTACCTGAGCCGCGCCTTCATGGAGTTCTATGCCGACAAGCGCACCGCGGGGATTGACGACTATTCGCGCAAGGCGCTGCGCCGCGTCTGGAAAGCCGAGCGCTTCAGCTGGTACCTGACCAGTCTGCTGCACAAGTTCCCGGCGGGCGCCGGAGACACCGGTGAATTCGGCCACCGGATGCAGACCGCGGAGCTGGATTACCTGGTGCACTCGACCGCAGCGATGACTTCGCTGGCCGAGAACTATGTGGGGCTGCCATTCGAGGAGTGA
- the cphA gene encoding cyanophycin synthetase: protein MDVSRIRALRGPNLWSRHTAVEAIVSCADNERAIARLPGFEARLRARFPGIGAVPAGAQRGDISLAHVLETATLALQAQAGCPVTFSRTSATLEAGVYQVVVEYSEEDVGRLALELAEQLVQATLSGEAFDVTAAIARLREIDEDVRLGPSTGAIVSAAVARGIPYRRLTQGSLVQFGWGSRQRRIQAAEVDSTSAVSESIAQDKDLTKKLLHAAGVPVPIGRPASSVDDAWEIACEIGLPVVLKPLDGNQGKGVTVNIVDRAHLELAYAAAAEIGEVLVEKYLPGSDFRMLVVGHQLVAAARRDPPHVIGDGVHTVRELVDAVNADPRRGDGHATSLTKIRFDDIAVARLTMQHLTPTSVPEQGQRVSLRNNANLSTGGSATDVTDDVHPEVAARAVAAAQMIGLHICGVDVVCESVLRPLEEQDGGIVEVNAAPGLRMHLSPSYGKGRPVGEAMIGHLYAPGDDGRIPVIAVTGTNGKTTTARLITHLFATSGLRVGMTNTDGVYVNGRQIDSGDCSGPRSARNVLMHPDVDAAVFETARGGVLREGLGFDRCQVAVVTNIGAGDHLGLNYITTVEDLAVLKRVIVQNVATSGYAVLNAADPIVVTMAATCPGQVIFFAADRQHPVMATHRAQGKRCIYIDQEHLVAAQGARRELIALRDIPITRNGSIGFQVENVMASVAAVWGAGLDWDSIRRGLASFVNDSDNAPGRFNVMDYRGATVIADYGHNPDAMRALVSAVEALPAQRRSVVISGAGDRRDQDIREQTQILGGAFDDVILYQDACQRGREDGEVIGLLREGLGNATRTTRIDEIRGEFLAIDTALDRLEPGDLCLVLVDQVEEALAYLSRRIKGGAAESAETP from the coding sequence ATGGACGTTTCACGCATTCGGGCCCTGCGCGGCCCCAACCTCTGGAGCCGCCACACGGCGGTCGAGGCCATCGTCTCGTGTGCCGACAACGAGCGCGCGATCGCCCGGCTGCCCGGCTTCGAGGCCCGCCTGCGCGCGCGCTTCCCCGGCATCGGTGCCGTGCCGGCAGGCGCACAGCGCGGAGACATTTCTCTGGCACATGTGCTGGAAACCGCGACGCTGGCGCTGCAGGCGCAGGCCGGCTGCCCGGTCACCTTCAGCCGCACCTCGGCCACGCTCGAAGCGGGGGTCTACCAGGTCGTCGTCGAGTACAGCGAGGAAGACGTCGGTCGGCTGGCGCTGGAGCTGGCCGAGCAGCTGGTCCAGGCCACGCTGTCCGGCGAAGCGTTCGATGTGACCGCCGCCATCGCCCGCCTGCGCGAGATCGACGAGGACGTGCGCCTCGGCCCGAGCACCGGCGCGATCGTGTCGGCGGCGGTGGCCCGCGGCATTCCGTACCGGCGCCTGACGCAAGGCAGTCTGGTGCAGTTCGGCTGGGGCTCGCGCCAGCGCCGCATCCAGGCCGCCGAGGTCGATTCCACCAGCGCCGTCTCCGAGTCCATCGCCCAGGACAAGGACCTGACCAAGAAGCTGCTGCACGCGGCCGGGGTGCCGGTGCCGATCGGGCGTCCGGCCTCGTCGGTCGACGATGCCTGGGAGATCGCCTGCGAGATCGGGCTGCCGGTGGTGCTCAAGCCGCTCGACGGCAACCAGGGCAAGGGCGTGACGGTGAACATCGTGGACCGCGCGCACCTGGAACTGGCGTACGCCGCCGCCGCCGAGATTGGCGAAGTGCTGGTCGAGAAGTACCTGCCGGGCAGCGATTTCCGCATGCTCGTCGTCGGGCACCAGCTCGTGGCGGCGGCTCGCCGCGATCCGCCGCATGTGATCGGTGACGGCGTCCACACCGTGCGCGAGCTGGTCGATGCGGTCAACGCCGATCCGCGCCGTGGTGACGGCCATGCGACCTCGCTGACCAAGATCCGCTTCGACGACATCGCGGTCGCGCGCCTGACGATGCAGCACCTCACGCCGACGTCGGTGCCCGAGCAGGGCCAGCGCGTCAGCCTGCGCAACAACGCCAACCTGAGCACGGGCGGCTCCGCCACCGACGTGACCGACGATGTCCATCCCGAGGTCGCGGCGCGTGCCGTGGCCGCGGCCCAGATGATCGGGCTGCACATCTGCGGCGTCGACGTGGTGTGCGAGAGTGTGCTGCGTCCGCTGGAAGAGCAGGACGGGGGCATTGTCGAAGTCAACGCGGCGCCGGGCCTGCGCATGCACCTGTCCCCGTCCTACGGCAAGGGCCGCCCGGTCGGGGAGGCCATGATCGGCCACCTCTATGCGCCGGGCGACGATGGGCGCATTCCCGTGATTGCGGTCACCGGCACCAACGGCAAGACGACCACCGCCCGCCTGATCACGCACCTGTTCGCCACCAGCGGCCTGCGCGTGGGCATGACCAACACCGACGGCGTCTACGTCAATGGCCGCCAGATCGACAGCGGCGACTGCAGCGGCCCGCGCAGCGCGCGCAATGTGCTGATGCATCCGGACGTCGACGCCGCGGTGTTCGAGACGGCACGCGGTGGCGTGTTGCGCGAGGGCCTGGGCTTCGACCGCTGCCAGGTGGCGGTGGTCACCAACATCGGCGCTGGCGACCACCTGGGCCTGAACTACATCACCACGGTCGAGGATCTGGCCGTGCTGAAGCGGGTGATCGTGCAGAACGTGGCGACCAGTGGCTACGCCGTGCTCAATGCGGCCGACCCGATCGTCGTCACGATGGCAGCGACCTGCCCGGGACAGGTGATCTTCTTCGCCGCCGACCGGCAGCACCCGGTCATGGCCACCCACCGTGCGCAAGGCAAGCGCTGCATCTATATAGACCAGGAGCATCTGGTCGCGGCGCAGGGGGCCCGGCGCGAACTGATCGCGCTGCGCGACATCCCCATCACCCGCAACGGCAGCATCGGCTTCCAGGTCGAGAACGTCATGGCGTCTGTCGCTGCCGTGTGGGGTGCCGGACTGGACTGGGATTCGATTCGCCGGGGACTGGCGAGTTTCGTCAACGACTCCGACAACGCGCCGGGTCGCTTCAATGTCATGGACTACCGTGGCGCCACCGTGATCGCCGACTATGGCCACAACCCGGACGCGATGCGGGCACTGGTCAGCGCCGTCGAGGCGCTGCCGGCGCAACGGCGCTCGGTGGTCATCAGCGGTGCGGGTGATCGCCGGGACCAGGACATCCGCGAACAGACGCAGATCCTGGGCGGTGCGTTCGACGACGTGATCCTCTATCAGGATGCCTGTCAGCGCGGCCGGGAAGATGGCGAGGTGATCGGGTTGCTGCGGGAAGGGTTGGGCAATGCCACGCGCACGACCCGGATCGACGAGATTCGCGGCGAGTTCCTGGCCATCGACACCGCACTGGATCGGCTGGAGCCGGGGGACCTCTGTCTGGTGCTGGTCGACCAGGTCGAAGAGGCACTCGCCTACCTGTCCCGGCGCATCAAGGGTGGGGCTGCGGAGTCTGCCGAGACCCCCTGA
- a CDS encoding cyanophycin synthetase gives MTKKENIALQRITYLRGPNVWTYRPVLEVWLDLGELEDWPSHQLPGFNDRLTTLLPALIEHHCGVGERGGFLQRLQEGTWMGHVLEHVVIELLNLAGMPTGFGQTRSTSRHGVYRMVFRARDEQVARTALAEGHALLMAAINSEAFDVPAAVERVREKIDDCYLGPSTASIVGAATDRRIPHIRLNDGNLVQIGYGAAQRRIWTAETDLTSAIAEGIAGDKDLTKTLLKACGVPVPEGAVARDADAAWDEAQDIGLPVVVKPTDANHGRGVSLDLNTREEVMAAWAVADAEGSEVIVERYIRGDEHRLLVVGGQVVAAARGESLWVTGDGVSTITQLIDRQLNTDPRRGDAEEFPLETIRLEREPVTRLLLERQGLVGPDAVPAAGRAVLVQRNGNVAIDCTDVVHPDVASQVGLAARVVGLDIAGVDLVTADIRRPLHETGGAIVEVNAGPGLLMHLKPAEGMPRPVGRDIVNHLFGEEDSGRIPVVGVAGSQGTADIAQLVAWLVHLSGKHVGLACRDGLFLAGRRVGRGDCANWASGHRLLMNREVQTVVIENGASTILDDGLPYDRCHVGVVTDLGGAEALTRHDIRDTEQMPRVMRTQVDVVLPEGAAVLNADDERIADMARLSDGEVLFYSLLAEDNEAVAAHRAQGGRAVLLRSSRVVLVNGAAEVVCVDLQRRRIALAPSTVLAAVAACWALGIAPELMAAGLETFASSPTRS, from the coding sequence ATGACCAAGAAAGAAAACATCGCGCTGCAGCGCATCACCTATCTGCGTGGCCCCAATGTCTGGACCTACCGTCCGGTGCTGGAGGTCTGGCTGGATCTGGGTGAGCTGGAGGACTGGCCTTCGCACCAGCTGCCCGGATTCAACGACCGGTTGACGACACTGCTGCCGGCGCTGATCGAACACCACTGCGGTGTCGGCGAGCGTGGCGGTTTTCTGCAGCGCCTGCAGGAAGGCACCTGGATGGGCCATGTGCTGGAGCACGTGGTCATCGAGTTGCTGAACCTCGCCGGCATGCCGACCGGTTTCGGCCAGACGCGCAGCACCTCGCGGCACGGCGTCTACCGCATGGTGTTCCGGGCCCGCGACGAACAGGTGGCGCGCACTGCACTGGCGGAAGGCCATGCGCTGCTGATGGCGGCGATCAACAGCGAGGCCTTCGATGTGCCCGCCGCGGTCGAGCGGGTGCGCGAGAAGATCGACGACTGCTACCTCGGCCCGAGCACGGCCAGCATCGTCGGTGCTGCCACCGACCGGCGCATTCCCCACATCCGCCTGAACGACGGCAACCTGGTGCAGATCGGCTACGGTGCCGCCCAGCGCCGCATCTGGACGGCCGAGACCGACCTCACCAGCGCGATCGCCGAAGGCATCGCTGGTGACAAGGACCTGACCAAGACGCTGCTGAAGGCCTGCGGCGTGCCGGTGCCCGAGGGCGCGGTGGCACGCGATGCCGACGCCGCCTGGGACGAGGCGCAGGACATCGGTCTGCCCGTGGTGGTGAAGCCGACCGACGCGAACCATGGTCGTGGTGTCAGCCTGGACCTGAATACCCGCGAGGAAGTCATGGCGGCCTGGGCCGTGGCCGATGCCGAAGGCAGCGAGGTCATCGTCGAGCGCTACATCCGCGGCGACGAGCACCGGCTGCTGGTCGTCGGTGGCCAGGTGGTGGCCGCGGCGCGGGGCGAGAGCCTGTGGGTCACCGGCGACGGTGTCTCCACCATCACGCAGCTGATCGACCGCCAGCTCAACACCGATCCCCGCCGTGGCGATGCCGAGGAGTTCCCCCTCGAAACCATCCGTCTGGAGCGCGAGCCGGTGACCCGGCTGCTGCTGGAGCGCCAGGGACTGGTCGGCCCGGATGCCGTGCCGGCCGCAGGGCGTGCCGTGCTGGTCCAGCGCAATGGCAATGTCGCGATCGACTGCACCGATGTCGTCCACCCCGACGTGGCCAGCCAGGTCGGGCTGGCGGCGCGCGTGGTGGGGCTGGACATCGCCGGTGTCGATCTGGTGACGGCCGACATCCGCCGCCCGCTGCACGAGACCGGGGGCGCGATCGTCGAGGTCAACGCCGGCCCCGGCCTGCTGATGCACCTCAAGCCGGCCGAGGGCATGCCGCGCCCCGTGGGCCGCGACATCGTCAACCACCTCTTCGGCGAGGAAGACAGTGGCCGCATTCCCGTGGTCGGCGTGGCCGGCTCGCAGGGCACGGCGGACATCGCGCAGCTCGTGGCGTGGCTGGTCCACCTGAGCGGCAAGCACGTCGGTCTGGCCTGCCGCGACGGGCTGTTCCTGGCCGGTCGCCGGGTCGGCCGTGGCGACTGCGCCAACTGGGCCAGCGGCCACCGCCTGCTGATGAACCGCGAAGTGCAGACCGTGGTGATCGAGAACGGGGCGTCCACCATCCTTGACGATGGCCTGCCGTACGACCGCTGCCATGTCGGCGTCGTCACGGACCTGGGGGGCGCCGAGGCGCTGACTCGCCACGACATCCGCGACACCGAGCAGATGCCGCGCGTGATGCGCACCCAGGTCGATGTCGTGCTGCCGGAGGGTGCAGCCGTCCTGAACGCCGATGACGAGCGCATCGCCGACATGGCCCGCCTGTCCGATGGCGAGGTGCTGTTCTACAGCCTGCTCGCAGAGGACAACGAGGCGGTGGCGGCGCACCGGGCGCAGGGCGGTCGCGCGGTTCTGCTGCGGTCGTCGCGGGTCGTGCTGGTCAACGGCGCGGCCGAAGTGGTCTGTGTCGATCTGCAGCGGCGGCGCATTGCGCTGGCGCCGTCGACCGTGCTGGCTGCAGTGGCGGCATGCTGGGCGCTGGGCATCGCGCCCGAACTGATGGCCGCCGGCCTCGAAACTTTCGCATCGAGCCCGACACGCTCGTGA